The region AATTGCGGTATGATAAATCAGAATTAGAGCAAGCCATTTATATAGAAAGCAGCACACTCCATATGTCGTTCATAATAATTAGATCAAGTCATTTGTACATACAGAGATTGAAGGCTGAGTAGTGCATTAGAGGGTAGTTGTACAGTACAGAATACATATCCCATTACTTTGGACAGAAGTGTAGAAAAGCATAATCACACTGATTTGTTCTGTGAGTACATCCTTCGACGGTAAATGGCTCTATGAATTCCAAGATGATCCAACATGATATAAAGAATGATCCTGGCTGAGATTCTCACAATAGTATGGTCAACCTGAGTCGTCGGAAATGGTTTAGAGACAACATAAGTAAGTGGTTGAAATGTATAAACGGTAAAAGAAAGTACATGTGCAGGACAATAGACCAATTCCAATTGGATTTCTTGTAGAAACAAAGATACATGATACAAATCCTACAAAGCAAGTTGATAATTCTCATCAAACCTTGATAGGTGGACGAACCCAATAAGAACTAAAAACTTTGGCGCCATATTCTGCTATGTTTCTTTAATTCTTTTCAACATGAGAATGCAAGAAACTCATTTCCTTGTGAAACCTCAGACATTGATGGATACCCCATGGAGTCAATCCCGATATATGGCATGTATCACTATCAAGCTAGCACACACAGTTCATCTATAAAATCTACTCCTATAAACTAAATCAAGCTAGTATACATAGTTCATATCCAAATAGGATTACATCTATTGGGTTCTAGTTACCCAAATCCAACCAAAGATCCTCACAAGCGAGGTGGGGGGCATAGAAGAGCAAAAGGAGCTTACTTGCAAGAAGAAGTCAGACTCCAGGGTCGCGCAAGTGCTAGACATGCCATCACAAGCACCATTACGGCTCTTGATCCAGATCCCCTCCTTCACCGTATGATGCCACTTGAAAATAGACCATTTTACTGGGTGGGAAAAAGCATGGCTCATAGGCACTGTGGAGGCTCCATCCTTTACACAAAGGTGTAGAAAAGGCAACTCATCTCCAAACAAAATAACTTGAAATAATTCTTTCTTTGGAACTGCTTAATTTAAATGCATGCAGCTCTTTATTTGTTTAGGATATATGCAAGAATTTCTAGTAAGTTCTACATGGAAAGAACTGAACACAACTCGACAGCAAGACAATCTCatgtttaagttgaagttgaaactGTATGCTCAATATTTATGAAATTGGGCGCTCAATATGTGTCTAACCATATCTATCACAGGCCTTTGTCACAGAAACAGGGTAAGTAATCGAGTAGCAATACCACATCACCATGGGTAAGCAGTCCTATTTATTTTCATAATAAATACACCATCACCAAGGAACATACTCAGTTTTGAAGCAATGTGTATATCCTATTATAATGTTTGGTAACTGATCATAAACACTAAGGAGCAAAGCAAGTGTGCACGAGTCCTTTTTAGTATACAGAACATCATCCTAGCATTAGAAGCAAGAAAAAAAATCACCTGCCGCCTGAGCTCTGATTTTCACATGCCTAAAACATTTTGCAATTCATATTTAAACCCAAAACAATATAATGATACATTTATAAAACTCTCTGCAGATCACGTATAAACCAAAATCAATATAGTGATGCATTCCTAAAACCCATTGCAATTGATGTATAAACCTTGAAGGATTATTGTAGATTTTGCCTAAACACGTATCTAGCAAGAAAGCAGACGGGCGCACATCGTGCTGCCGACGCTGCCGGACCAAGGGCCCATGTGTCCCCCGCCCCCATAAACCAGGACATGCACCACAGGTCCTGCACCGTGCCAGATCTGGCCGGGCAAACGCCTGCCGGCCACCACCAAAGCAGGGAAGACCCCGCAGCCGCCGCAAATCACCGGGCCACAGGGGGAGAGCGGTGAAGTGTGAACCTGGAACCCCGGTGGAGTCGAGATGAAGGCGGCAAAGCTCCGACAATGGCCATCACATGATAAGTAATGGAAAAAAACCCAAATTAGCGGATCTTTTATGCATATCCACTGCAATAGATTCAAATAACACTAATCGAAAAGCAAGGATGTAGCTTTACAGGACCAACCAGTAGCTAAGAAATCAGAGGCTAAACAATTATCTTGTCTAAGAGCTAGTACATACTACATAATGAATACTGCAGCAAGAATTAATAGAACACTTGACCAGTCCAACCAAATTAATAGGTTATAATACTACACCATGTCTTGACCAGCTCCAAACTAAATTCTATTTGGATTTTGTGTAAACGA is a window of Triticum dicoccoides isolate Atlit2015 ecotype Zavitan chromosome 2B, WEW_v2.0, whole genome shotgun sequence DNA encoding:
- the LOC119365412 gene encoding uncharacterized protein LOC119365412 codes for the protein MSLLPSSSSVPSPGGAEVAATAAARTSLPRRCRIQCPPSLTFVFKAVLCRTATEQKQRTCYFSNSDGASTVPMSHAFSHPVKWSIFKWHHTVKEGIWIKSRNGACDGMSSTCATLESDFFLQVDHTIVRISARIILYIMLDHLGIHRAIYRRRMYSQNKSV